A single region of the Pan troglodytes isolate AG18354 chromosome 22, NHGRI_mPanTro3-v2.0_pri, whole genome shotgun sequence genome encodes:
- the LOC738736 gene encoding keratin-associated protein 10-3 isoform X2 — protein sequence MAASTMSICSSASTNSWQVDDCPESCCEPPCCAPSCCAPAPCLTLVCTPVSCVSSPCCQAACEPSACQSGCTSFCTPSCCQQSSCQPACCTSSPCQQACCVPICCQSCCVPVCCKPVCCKPVCCVPVCSGASSLCCQQSSCQPACCTSSCCRPSSSVSLLCHPVCRPTCCMPVPSCCAPAFSCQPSCCHPASCVSLLCRPVCSHLAC from the exons ATGGCTGCGTCCACCATGTCCATCTGCTCCAGTGCTTCCACCAACTCCTGGCAGGTGGACGACTGCCCGGAGAGCTGCTGCGAGCCCCCCTGCTGCGCCCCCAGCTGCTGCGCCCCGGCCCCCTGCCTGACCCTGGTCTGCACCCCAGTGAGCTGTGTGTCCAGCCCCTGCTGCCAGGCAGCCTGTGAGCCCAGCGCCTGCCAATCAGGCTGCACCAGCTTCTGCACGCCCTCGTGCTGCCAGCAGTCTAGCTGCCAGCCAGCTTGCTGCACCTCCTCCCCCTGCCAGCAGGCCTGCTGTGTGCCCATCTGCTGT CAGTCCTGCTGTGTGCCCGTCTGCTGCAAGCCTGTCTGCTGCAAGCCCGTCTGCTGTGTGCCTGTCTGCTCTGGGGCTTCCTCCCTGTGCTGCCAGCAGTCTAGCTGCCAGCCGGCTTGCTGCACCTCCTCCTGCTGCAGACCCTCCTCCTCTGTGTCCCTCCTCTGCCACCCTGTGTGCAGGCCCACCTGCTGCATGCCCGTCCCCTCCTGTTGTGCACCCGCCTTCTCCTGCCAGCCCAGCTGCTGCCACCCAGCCTCCTGTGTGTCCCTCCTCTGCCGCCCTGTGTGCTCCCACCTGGCCTGCTGA
- the LOC107970170 gene encoding keratin-associated protein 10-12 encodes MAASTMSVCSSDLSYSSHVCLPGSCDSYSDSWQVDDCPESCCEPPCCAPSCCAPAPCLTLVCTPVSCVSSPCCQAACEPSPCQSGCTSSCTPSCCQQSSCQPACCTSSPCQQACCVPVCCKTVCCKPVCYMPVCCGPSSSCYQQSSCQPACCISSPCQQSCCVPVCCKPICCVPVCSGASSLCCQQSSCQPACCTTSCCRPSSSVSLLCRPVCRPARRVPVPSCCVPTSSCPPSCGRLASCGSLLCRPTCSRLAC; translated from the coding sequence ATGGCTGCATCCACCATGTCCGTCTGCTCCAGCGACCTGAGCTACAGCAGCCACGTCTGCCTTCCTGGTTCCTGTGACTCTTACTCCGACTCCTGGCAGGTGGACGACTGCCCAGAGAGCTGCTGCGAGCCCCCCTGCTGCGCCCCCAGCTGCTGCGCCCCGGCCCCCTGCCTGACCCTGGTCTGCACCCCAGTGAGCTGTGTGTCCAGCCCCTGCTGCCAGGCGGCCTGTGAGCCCAGCCCCTGCCAATCAGGCTGCACCAGCTCCTGCACACCCTCATGCTGCCAGCAGTCTAGCTGCCAGCCGGCTTGCTGCACCTCCTCCCCCTGCCAGCAGGCCTGCTGCGTGCCCGTCTGCTGCAAGACTGTCTGCTGCAAGCCTGTGTGCTATATGCCCGTCTGCTGTGGGCCTTCTTCTTCATGCTACCAGCAGTCTAGCTGCCAGCCAGCTTGCTGCATCTCCTCCCCGTGTCAACAGTCCTGCTGTGTGCCCGTCTGCTGCAAGCCCATCTGCTGTGTGCCTGTCTGCTCTGGGGCTTCCTCTCTGTGCTGCCAGCAGTCTAGCTGCCAGCCAGCTTGCTGCACCACCTCCTGCTGCAGACCCTCCTCCTCCGTGTCCCTCCTCTGCCGCCCTGTGTGCAGACCTGCCCGCCGCGTGCCAGTCCCCtcctgctgtgtccccacctcctcctgcccGCCAAGCTGCGGCCGCCTGGCCTCCTGCGGATCCCTCCTCTGCCGCCCCACATGTTCCCGCCTGGCCTGCTGA
- the LOC738736 gene encoding keratin-associated protein 10-1 isoform X1 has protein sequence MAASTMSICSSASTNSWQVDDCPESCCEPPCCAPSCCAPAPCLTLVCTPVSCVSSPCCQAACEPSACQSGCTSFCTPSCCQQSSCQPACCTSSPCQQACCVPICCVPTCSEDSSFCCQQSSCQPACCTSSPSQQSCCVPVCCKPVCCKPVCCVPVCSGASSLCCQQSSCQPACCTSSCCRPSSSVSLLCHPVCRPTCCMPVPSCCAPAFSCQPSCCHPASCVSLLCRPVCSHLAC, from the coding sequence ATGGCTGCGTCCACCATGTCCATCTGCTCCAGTGCTTCCACCAACTCCTGGCAGGTGGACGACTGCCCGGAGAGCTGCTGCGAGCCCCCCTGCTGCGCCCCCAGCTGCTGCGCCCCGGCCCCCTGCCTGACCCTGGTCTGCACCCCAGTGAGCTGTGTGTCCAGCCCCTGCTGCCAGGCAGCCTGTGAGCCCAGCGCCTGCCAATCAGGCTGCACCAGCTTCTGCACGCCCTCGTGCTGCCAGCAGTCTAGCTGCCAGCCAGCTTGCTGCACCTCCTCCCCCTGCCAGCAGGCCTGCTGTGTGCCCATCTGCTGTGTGCCCACCTGCTCTGAGGATTCTTCTTTTTGCTGCCAGCAATCTAGCTGCCAGCCAGCTTGCTGCACCTCCTCCCCAAGCCAGCAGTCCTGCTGTGTGCCCGTCTGCTGCAAGCCTGTCTGCTGCAAGCCCGTCTGCTGTGTGCCTGTCTGCTCTGGGGCTTCCTCCCTGTGCTGCCAGCAGTCTAGCTGCCAGCCGGCTTGCTGCACCTCCTCCTGCTGCAGACCCTCCTCCTCTGTGTCCCTCCTCTGCCACCCTGTGTGCAGGCCCACCTGCTGCATGCCCGTCCCCTCCTGTTGTGCACCCGCCTTCTCCTGCCAGCCCAGCTGCTGCCACCCAGCCTCCTGTGTGTCCCTCCTCTGCCGCCCTGTGTGCTCCCACCTGGCCTGCTGA